Part of the Nothobranchius furzeri strain GRZ-AD chromosome 2, NfurGRZ-RIMD1, whole genome shotgun sequence genome, gagtgaggatgatgagaataatctgttctcacagcttcatcagcagcaactagaagacagagatgttgcaaccagcagctcggctgaccagatgacagcagaagCTGGCGGAAGAGCAGAAACTAGCAGGGATCCAGATCTGAGCCCTCATGAacagacatctgattcttcagagactgaagttagtggagatgaagaGGATGTGGGTTTGAGtctagactctgagctgtcagactctgggctTACAACTGGTGGTGGAGACATGGGCTGGAATGAGACCAGGTCTTCTGTGTCAGATATTAAGACTGTCGACAAATCCTTTAGCTGCTCTGAGTGTGGTGAGCAATTTCTCCACAAGCGATCTCTCCAGAAGcatgtgagagtgacaagtcattcagcaatGGGGTCTTCAGGCTTTTTGAGTAAGAAAAGTGTTGGAGTGAAGCAATATGTTGATTCATGCGAGAAAGTCCAGACagaactaaaatcatttagttgtgacaaCTGTGGAAAAAAATTTAGCCAAAGaacaagtttaaacagacacttgaaagtccacacaggacagaagccttttgcctgtgagctctgtgaaaaaagatttataCAAAAGgtacatttaaacagacacatgagtgtccacacaggacagaagcctttttcctgtgaattctgtggaaaaagattcatACAAAAGGATCATTTAAgctgtcacatgagagtccacacaggacagaagcctttttcctgtgagttctgtggaaaaagatttagtcaTACatcaaatttaaacacacacaagaGAGTCCACACAAGACAAAAGCTCttttcctgtgagctctgtggacaaagatttagtcaaaaaactaatttaaacagtcacatgacagtgcacacaggacagaagccttttgcctgtgagctctgtggaaaaaaattTGGTCATAAGGCAAATTTAAAAGTTCACATGGTAGTCCACACAGAACAGAAGCCTTATGCCTGTGAATTCTGTGGAAAAAGTTTTGGTCACAAGTCAAGTTTAAATGATCACATAAatgtccacactggacagaaaccTAATGCTTGTGAGGTCTGTGGACAAACATTTAGACAAAAGGCAAATTTAATCAGACACATGaaggtccacacaggagagaagccttatgTTTGTCaggtctgtggaaaaagatttacacAAAAGACAGTTTTGAAGAATCACATgatagtccacacaggacagaagccttattCCTGTGAGATCTGTGGAAAAAGATATGGTCATAAGTCGAGTTTAAATgagcacatgagagtccacacaggacagaagaatGCTTGTGAGTTTTGTGGACAAACATTTCGTCATAAatcaagtttaaacagacacataagtatccatacaggacagaaagAACTGATGTAACTACAAAAAAGATCCAAACGTGACATTTGTGCTTTTACATTGTAGATGTCAGTCTTTTACCCCTGATGGACTTCTTTCACCCTAGATTAGAGCCTTATCTGGCCCACGGCCCACTTCATTCTGGCTTGCGAGCCAAATATTGTGACCCTCAACCTAGGGCCATGCGATCTGACTATATAATATCGTTAAAGATTATAATGTGATGACGGTCTACCAAAGCTTAGAGATCGTTGAATTGTCTATTTGCATTCTATCACCCATCTGTGCTATTATTTCAGGACACATCTACTGGCACACTTTCTTTCCCTTTTGCCGAGTCATGCCATTTGCAAGTCTTCTAGGAAAATAATCTAATCGATGCAttaagatgcggacataaacgattatgAATTTTCGTCACTAGCATTAGCCGCTTCTCTAAGCGGTCATTACACTTATTCTCACGTGTCTACGATCAAGGAACCTTtgggtcaatgttctgctctaaactttgcattgtgCTTCGTGGCTTTCATTATTTTAGGGCGTTCTTTTGTGTTTTAGCAAGCCTTTTTACTGTGGCTGCCAACCAGAGTTTTGTCTATGCCGTCTGCGTAGAAAGACGGGTCAAATCCTGCCCCCACATTGTCAGAAAACCGCTACGGAGAGCAATGAGGACCAAATACTGGGAGTGAAATCCTGAGTAGAGCACGCATGAGATAAGGATGCATCATgagtttagcttaacatgataattttttttctctggacagaAATAATTGCTATTAATGTTGTGGATGAAGGGATGTGAGCCACCTCTAGATAGAATTCAAATTATtttacatcaattctaaatatataATAAACCAAAGTGCTGGTGAGAAATTTCAGACATGAATCTTTAGCTCTCAATTgtagtatagatagatagatagatagtaagGCTGGGCAATattgcctaaaatcaatatcaagatatattgaggatttcaagtctataacgataaatggacgataactacaggtatgtgcagaaataaAAAGTTGTCCATTAGATTGGGGCTGTCAAATGTATTACGCTGAGTCACATTTTTTACGTGATTCAGGGtgatacagcttcttaaagggacatgaacgctgccGACCTAcatacatcttttcatttttgtatTATCAAAAGTATTGACATGGGTGAAATGATcataagagtcagaaatgtcgataacgataaattttttatttatttcccagCCCTAAAAGATAGACATTGGAaattaaaggtttttttatttttaggatTTTGAAATATTTTATCCTTTTTTTCTGTGAAGGGGTGTGCTTTTAACTTTAGGTATtttactggtaaataactttCAAAATGTCTGAATTGtcgaaagagaaaaaaaacatgataaaattaTGATTGTGATTTTGCAAAAACAAAATCGtgatatgattttttttctttctcccaCTCCTACTGTCAAGTTGTAAATATTCCACGAAATCCCTGCAGGCGTACAAGAACATAAATGCCGCTCATCACTACACAATGGTAAGCTCTTGTTGAAAGCCCAGTTTATACACCGTCAGCTCCCGAGGGAGAGACagacgttttgctctcagacttctcTGTCAGGTAGCTCGGGAtttttgcaaaacaattccccgccaatacaacagagggcgtagcactcttCTGAGGTACCATTACAGTCAGGtatccggtccacgatagtgtacTTAATATTGTGTttgcattgttttaatgtatttcagagacttttgtcCCACATACACCACTTCATGCGATCGGCACCTCAAAATACACGTTTCTCGTCTTTTCCAtctacaaataaaatgctttctgcatatctttgtactccgtcacgggtgaataaatgttcatattttcagactttttctgtgAGGCATTCTTCAATCTGTAACATGTCTGCCGATAAATATTTTTTTACCTTTTTGAAGTGGTGCTGTTGaggaatttacaggaagcggcatcctgaccaatcacaagcttgcagtttCCATCTCTTTCGACGGATAGTTACAAATCGGGGCATGTGTCCGTCACACTCTAGCCTGTCGGAGAGCTCTTGCACCGATGTAATGGctctgcgtgtctccgcaccgacacaCACGGAGAAGTACAAATTGGGcttaatcaatcaaatcaaagatactttattaatcccagaaggattaATAAGCTGTTGTTCTTTTAGACTGTGTTGTCAGAGATATTAGCATGGCAAATGTACCCTGCTGTTAAATATTTGTGTAAtcaaacaaaaaggaaaaaatgTTTGTCAGGAAGTTTATTAAAGAATATGTTACTGATTAACCAGTTTAAccacattttttattattgaaacGAGGACTAATTCCTGCTAAGGACGATATTAAAGATCCCAACATGTCCTTCAACTGAAACTAAAAGTTTGGTTTCTAATATAATCATGACACTAACTGACCTTtttcacaaaaacaggaagtgcGTCACCTGCGCCTACTGTTTCTAACTAGTTCATATTTCAGTCAGCATACATCACATCTACAGTACAAGCCTTTTACATTTGCCCAACGTAATATTCAAAATAGACACCGAAGACCACAGAAGACACAGCAATATGATACTGCATTGTTGAGCTgccaccatggacgtaattttgggggggcagggggggacatgccccctccactttttccaaagtcaagctttgcactttttaccatccaaaaacaatattactttatattaaattgacactggttgagctctaggaccaagcagaaaacaaccttctgtgttgaagcctgtttcccattagaacatactgtaaagataccccacccccacccacacacacttctaaagtgaaaacgtACACCGCTGCCACccactaaaaataaataaattacagtgATATTACAATGCAACATGATCATCTTAATCTGAtaatacaatttaaaaaaatccatTTGAAATAATATATCATGTtctaaaaaaacatccacatgtaTCTTATTGAGTCTAATAAACatgaaaattatattttttgaaCAATCGGCTGTTATTGTGGAATCGCTCTAATTTCATTTTTGAATGATTGGCTGCTCTAAGCTgactatttttaacatttacttgTCGTGAACACAAACAAGAGCCTATATTTTAGCGGAGTTCATTTAGCACAACTTACCTGCAGGTGCTAACCGGGGCTAACGTAGCATCATCATGGTCCCTACTTTGCCTGCTGTAGCTCCTGGCTCTCCCAATTCTTGTGCTGCACAAACTGCCGTTTGTGATAGCAAACATGTAGACCCCTGGGTGAGTCTCAGAAATTCCTAGTATATGGAAGTTACCTTCTGATAAAATATTTGCAATATCAATTAGTTTATTTCTAAGACTACGAATATTTAAATGTGCCAGTAAAAGACCCTTAGGTAGTGAAAATCACCATTCTCAATTCCGGCTATGATAATGCAATGTATGACTTGAACCAACATAAAGCTGTAATTTCTGCCTTTATATTCATGTCAGGATCACACAGAAGAAATCAGGCTGCAGCTGCTAACTTTAGCTTTGAAAATCCAAGTGATGAGACAAAAGCTCCAGAGCTTTTATTCTGGAGGTCTATGATGAATAAGGGAGTGATGAGGTGTTTACCAGAGACATGAAAGTAATTTGTAGCTCCTTGTTCAGATGCTAGAAAGATGGTGAGAGCCAATGAGAACATCAACTCACTGGTTTCAGCTGTTCCAGGATCAGCCAACAGGAACAGAGACTCTACAGGAGATTATGGACCAGAACCACGTCTGGCTTTGCTGTTTGCTTCATTTACACTCAGATCCACCAGCACAAAGGACCTTAAATGGTGGCAAAGCTGGACTAATGTTCTTGTAAAATAGAGGTCTAGTGCAGGTGGGTCTGGATTGACCTGCAGGACCAGAGATGTAGAACAGAAAGTTGAAAAGACATCAGGGTTACAAACAGACAAGAGTCTCAGTTCCACAGGGAAGCCACTCCCACCTGCAGACTCAGGCTTTGCTGTTCTGACACACCTGGTCTGCTGGTCAACAGCCTGAAATTATTTCTCAGAAGTCACATTATGGAAAAGATAAACATGTTAGATCATTTTAGTTCCTGTCACATTTCTGTCCTGCACCTAATCTAACAAAGACTCTTTAACAACCCGGTAAGCCCCACCCACTGTCTCAGATGTGCTCCTGACTCCCCCTCCTGTCACAATCTGGGCTCAGTTCTTCTTATCAGGGCCTCCCACTAAATCAAAACGAGTATCCCTCCACCTCCTCATTAATTCACCTGTTATATGCTAAGCCAGAGTCTACTATGGGggctagggttagggtagggatgGTGTCGTGTTGGATGCATGCGGTAGAGCCCCTTGCTGCGCCCCACAGTCTGGGAGAAGATTGGCTCACAGTGGAGACGAGCAGGTAGGaaggaaccataaacgctgcaagttctgATGCGCATTCCATTTCCATGCGGAATATATGCGTCAAGGAAAAACCAAGCTTCAGGCTTCTTATCAGGACTCGGTAAGTGGAGCAAACAAGAGCATCACCCCCTGATGGTCTCACCAATTattacaggggtggacattaactccaaaaccaaccggccagccgggccggtaactgaatatttaccggccccgccaagaatctaccggccccgctggtcagctgccaaaaagagtcaaaataacaactgaaccattttaaatgtaataaacctttattttgtacacggtcacaaacataataacgtattcaagcttGAATTTGTttattccctcaacaaaactcgattttgtcgttgcatacttccggcatacaacgcagtacatcacctcctcctctttgctgtactcgagccattggctgtgttcaagATAAGCCAATtcagcgcagattagaccagcggtgatcggcgagcagtgcatgccggttagatttgtgttcgacttgctctgacgtcatgcatacgtaggcaacgatatcctcgtgagatcaaggcggccgcagattttggagcaagacgctgcagttgctctccaccggctgcaaaacctaggggatgacgggaaacgcctggctctcacctgatctaagatctgattggttcatattttgatccaaacatccggtggtaaaacatgaaatgttagttggtcacatgtattctgtaaatcatgttacgttgatgatgacaacaatataggccataaagagaaatgtgttttgttttcttttgtcacgtttcctatgagcacactaaagctacagctgctaacctttacttattattacagtcatgtcttcatatacattatatgatatccacaagcacgtgaggatgtgtttcagctgctaacaggtacCAGAATTAAAactgaacaagtgtgaacgctaacgcgatatcttcagccatcgtcaccccccgaGCTACacgtgtagggaaatctgtccgacttaaacgccgactttcagccactccccctgctgcttccgtctgctctcgtctgttttccaggcgaggtgctgctcaactcgaacacggccattctctgcgcctcccgtcttctttaaaccgccaagaatcattgcacctacgcacacgcttctctgcttcataccgtttcgaactgtctcgcttctcaccagttttaaagcattttgccagagatttcatcaagaaatcccatcccagtggtggcgccatcttcctgcgtgcttgtgtgtttctagcgtggtctcacttagtctttaatagtgaacttatagttcacgtgactagaactagaatcgtgcagtacgtgcacgaatcgtacaagtgcagtacgtggctagaggcacgCAGGTTCACATGCGCGAAACGAagacggcggcttcctacagggcgcggccatgatgtaggtgaaaaccggtgtgtaaatgacaaacaaggcttgggcgccacctgggtggtaagtcgtcaagtatttaccgcctgacgagaaaatttagcgtcattggcgctcgggcgctttaaaggtccaccc contains:
- the LOC107397210 gene encoding gastrula zinc finger protein XlCGF57.1 isoform X1 — protein: MDLDRINTDVQLVLVKEEAPEEWSAAVDQQDPEHLHIKEEEEELWTSLEGGQLNLKEETDVARFSFTAVSIKSEDDENNLFSQLHQQQLEDRDVATSSSADQMTAEAGGRAETSRDPDLSPHEQTSDSSETEVSGDEEDVGLSLDSELSDSGLTTGGGDMGWNETRSSVSDIKTVDKSFSCSECGEQFLHKRSLQKHVRVTSHSAMGSSGFLSKKSVGVKQYVDSCEKVQTELKSFSCDNCGKKFSQRTSLNRHLKVHTGQKPFACELCEKRFIQKVHLNRHMSVHTGQKPFSCEFCGKRFIQKDHLSCHMRVHTGQKPFSCEFCGKRFSHTSNLNTHKRVHTRQKLFSCELCGQRFSQKTNLNSHMTVHTGQKPFACELCGKKFGHKANLKVHMVVHTEQKPYACEFCGKSFGHKSSLNDHINVHTGQKPNACEVCGQTFRQKANLIRHMKVHTGEKPYVCQVCGKRFTQKTVLKNHMIVHTGQKPYSCEICGKRYGHKSSLNEHMRVHTGQKNACEFCGQTFRHKSSLNRHISIHTGQKELM
- the LOC107397210 gene encoding gastrula zinc finger protein XlCGF57.1 isoform X2, encoding MTAEAGGRAETSRDPDLSPHEQTSDSSETEVSGDEEDVGLSLDSELSDSGLTTGGGDMGWNETRSSVSDIKTVDKSFSCSECGEQFLHKRSLQKHVRVTSHSAMGSSGFLSKKSVGVKQYVDSCEKVQTELKSFSCDNCGKKFSQRTSLNRHLKVHTGQKPFACELCEKRFIQKVHLNRHMSVHTGQKPFSCEFCGKRFIQKDHLSCHMRVHTGQKPFSCEFCGKRFSHTSNLNTHKRVHTRQKLFSCELCGQRFSQKTNLNSHMTVHTGQKPFACELCGKKFGHKANLKVHMVVHTEQKPYACEFCGKSFGHKSSLNDHINVHTGQKPNACEVCGQTFRQKANLIRHMKVHTGEKPYVCQVCGKRFTQKTVLKNHMIVHTGQKPYSCEICGKRYGHKSSLNEHMRVHTGQKNACEFCGQTFRHKSSLNRHISIHTGQKELM